DNA sequence from the Aptenodytes patagonicus chromosome 13, bAptPat1.pri.cur, whole genome shotgun sequence genome:
GAATGGGACAAAAATGACACTACTTAGTTAACATAGATAGAAATGGAAATTACTCAAGCATACAAAAATATCAATGTATCATAAAGTATCCCGTTAATGAAGTGTGAGAGAACAGATAAAACTATTAAGTGCTAAAATTACAGTACGAGCAGCTGTTGCTACAAATCTTAAATTTCTGCTTTatcatgttttttaaattctttactaGTCCAGTccttaaagaacattttaatgatacagattttatttacacttttttctAAATATACTTGTAATGATTATAACTAACTTCTAAAAATGTACTTAGAAGTTGTCGCACTTATAAAAGTGATTCTTGAAGCAAGTGTTCTATTAAACTCTTACTgtttttttatcctttaaattAAATAACAATAAAGATAAAATGCTGGTGACACTtcattaaatactttatttaacaCATATCACTTATTGCGCTCTTGACTACATGAGTTTCCCATTTCATTTGTATCGGTCTGCCTGGTTTTGTACTATTAGCTATTAGTGTAGCACCTGGGACAGCCAAATGCTGGGAATCAGGTAAGAATTTATTCAAACCTAAACTAAGAAGGCTATAGTATAATGTCTTTTACTCTATGTTACTGTGTAAATCTGCAATATCTTagtttgtaaaaaaaatcctataaaaaaGCAACAAGTACTTCTAATCTTTTCTCCACTCCTTCTGGCGCAGTTCATTTCTTCTGATCTTCCCACTAATAGTTTTTGGCAACTGTTGAACAAACTCCATCTATTGGAAAAGGGAGGAAATTGCAATACAAAATGAGATACAATTTAcctaaatttttactttttcttaactTCAGTGGCATAGGCTTATAAGCCACGTAACAGCTTATACCCCCTGTCTTACGTTAGTGAAAATTGTTTGGGTAGTTGAGCACTTACCTTCCTAGGATACTTGTATGGAGCAGTAACTTTCTTAACATGGTCTTGTAGctctttcatcattttttctGGATCATGTGAAGCATAGTCAGGTGTTAAAACAACAAAGGCTTTCACTACCTAAAGAAGTTATGGCAGCAGTGGTTTAAATGCCAATGAAACAGTATTTCACAACAGTAAGATGTGAAACTTTAACCAAACATTTGCTGACAAACTGTCGAGTAATGTACAGGGCAGGTACAGAAAGCTTTGCCAAAGTCTGTGGGTGCTCACTATTGGTCTGGACTGTGCAGGCAGTTTATATACatttaataaagatgaaaaacttAAGTATATGAATGACAGGGAAAGCTTCAAATGGTGCGTTTGTTACATTGGATTTAGGGCAATTGCTTTGGTCAGTTTTTTTCCCGTGTGGATTCTCCAGTGTCTGATACAGTAAAAATGCCAACTTGaatttattcagttttaatttaaaagagaaaaaaaaataatccctgcatAGACAAATGCCTTGGAAGTTGGGCTTTGTTAGCTCTGGCATGCATAAAGCTATTTAAATATACAAGCTTGTTTAACTTGTTTACCTCTCCTCTGATGGGGTCTGGACTGCTGACAACTGCTGATTCCACCACTGCAGGATGCTCTACTAGGGCACTTTCTACTTCAAATGGTCCAATACGGTATCTTTAAAACAGAGGAAAGGGTTTTTAGTTGTATTTGATAACATGTAAACATAACTTCACATCTGAATCATCTGTGTTATTCGAGTTTAATGATTTATTGTTAATCAGTCTTAAGTTACCCAGCAGAATTAATGACGTCATCAGCTCTTCCAACAAACCAGAAGTATCCATCCTCATCCATAATCCCCCTGTCTCCAGTGACATAAAAATCCCCACGTATTGTTGCCTCTGTCTTCTCTGGATCATCCTAGGAaatattaaattgcattttacatgaaaactacctgaaaaatgcatgaaattgCATTCTAACATATTTAGCATATAAGTTATGGTACAGTCAAATATTcaaaaatttcagcttttcagactGGTCCATACTGTGGTCGTGGGACATTAATAATAGAGAATTATTAATTCACCATTACTAAGCTACAAAGCTAGACATAAAATTCATAAATTGCAATAAATGAATGAAGTTTCACTACTTGTGATTAACTTAAAATTTTAATCATTATATATTATGCCCCACCACTGAAGGTTGCAAAAATATGTAGGCTTATGGAACTGAGAATTTGCTTTTAGGTGATTACCCCTtaatgatttcttccttttttatttctagcaTCTTCCTATcctgagatattttttttccactcccaGAAAAGTTTTGGCTCAGCACAGCGCAATTAATAAGTGCTCTTTCTACAGCAAATGCAACTGACTTTTGCAAGAATTTTTCTAGGCAGTATGCATGGTGGTCTTTTTCCACATGCTCCGTACTGCTCAGAAGACCTGATTATAGGCTGATACTATCCATAAAATTTAATAAGGTTTCCTGGTGTCAGAACTGAAAGCACTATGCATTTGTTCTACTGGTTGTTGGAGTGAAAATTCTAACCaacatgagaaaaaaacctgaaaaatgttGCCGTGCATGAAACACTCCATGAAGCTCAAATCTGGAGGGAAGGGATTTGTACAGTGTCCTACTTCTCAGATGGGGGCTCTAGCCCCGAGGCGAAAGAGTATTTTGGGATTAGGTAGCCCGTCAAACATTTCCCTTTCTATTAAGGAAGTAACAATCAAAAGAAAGTGGATTTTAACTTGCTAGGCGGAACAATCTCGTCGAACACTTAATTGTTTGTATAAGTAGACCAagcatctgcaggaaaaaaatggaaatccctctttcctccccacagGTTTTCAGACTGGTAAGCAGAGTATATGTAAATGAAATGGGGCATCAGATTCCTTGTGACAGAGATTTAACAGGATATCTACTTTAACTGTAGAAATATTCTTACAGCAtagcaagtaaaaagaaaaagcgaTCCCGTAGGTTTTACTCTGATGGCAATATCTCCTTCTTTTCCAGGAGGCAGAATATTACTGTGTTCATCTAtgatctaaaaataaacaaaacacagtTTTATCATCTTGGAGCCAAATTAAAGAGCATTACGTTAAGATTATAGAATCTTGGTGCGCATGTAAAAtacataaagtattttttttattgggaAATGATTTGAAGCAGTAGGGGGTCTTGCTCTGACAACTGAAGTATAGGATTATTACTAATCCACTGTACTTTGCACTTTGTCTTTTATCTGAGGAATGCCAAGTACTATGCAATCATGTAATGAAGTTAGTAAGACCCCAGGGAGGATCATAAGAAATGGGGCGGGAAAACTTAAGAACTGAAAGGAAGATACTAAAAATCTTAACCCATATTGCAAATTGATCTGGTGCTAGAATCTGCTTCAGCAGTTTTGTTATCACCAGGAAACAACATTCACTCCCACTCTTCCTTAACTCAGCAATTTAATTTCTATCATTGCCTTAACATTTGATATCTTACAGTCAGTTAACAGTGGGTTGTCATCTATGTTGGTGAGGATGGTGCAACAGGGAAGTCCAATTGCTTATTTTGCATGCTCAGTTTAGGGCAGTAACATGCACTTCTTCACTCTTTCATTCACTGCTGAATGCTGAATGCTGTACATGGTACAACTCCGTGTTAGAGCTTTCAAACCTCTTTAATGGAAAGTGATtatgcaagagagagagagactgagtcACCAGAGGTACGATACCTTGACATCATACCCTGGAGACGGCTTTCCCATAGAGCCAGGTTTGATTTTCATTCCCTTAAAATTTCCACAGATCAGCACCTGTAACAAGtggtgttgggtttgggttttttttttaaattaaactgtggCTTGTATATTCAATTTAGTTTAGGTTTAAAACACTCAGCTAATATTGTGTATTTCTATCAGAAATACTAATTGTCTTCATTATAATCATATATCCAATGATTAAACATCTAGAAATAAACTATGTCCTCAGAATCATGCCCACAGCTCCAAATAATGTGAGTGAGTGCTCTAAAGATAGATTCTAAAGCAGAATTTGGAATGCAGTAATGAGGAATATACCCCTTTTGTGTTAGTTCCCAATCCAAAGCCCACGGGAATGAAAAACAGTCCTTGGATTTTGGGTGAAGCTGTTATGATTGTTCTATGACTTACAAAAACTACAGTTTTCCAGTGTTGCTTATTGCAATTGACTTTTCCCCTAAAAGTCACAATCGGGTATAAtaattttaatcactttttcTTATCAACCTGAATGGAATTTATTGCTGTATCTGTAAAGCATGCATTTTTACATTTGTAAAGCAGAACATACTGTTTCTGTCTGTCCATAGCCTTCATGAATATCCAGCCCAGTCTGCGCTTTCCATTCTTCCATCACGTCAGGGTTGATTGGCTCCCCAGCACTCACACAGTGCCGCAGGCTTTTGAATGTATAGCttagagggaaagagaaaacaaataatttgcaGTCATCTATCTGCTATGCCCCATTCACTACTGTATTCCTGTATTGTGGGGTTCTTTCTACATAAGAAGAGAATTTTTACCGAGTCCTATTCATTCCATTTGAACTGTATAgtgttaaacaaaaacaaatctgaaaaaaaaaatggtgaagCTACCCCTAAATCTTTATTCTGACTTTGTTCTTAATACTTAAGATTCAAAATGTTGAGAAATACATGATCTGAGTTACTGTTATGCCATTGTAAATTTGGAATAAAATCAAGGTGAGATGAGCATTTGGTCTACTGTTTTGATCAAATACACCAACAATACCAACATACTCTGCTTTTGCTTACCAGGACAGTTTATGTTGCACAAACATTCGATAGGCAGTTGGAGGAGAACAGAAGACGGTTATGGGAAATCTTGACAGACTCTAGAGAATTTAGAattcaaaaaaaaagtaaattttgccAATATACTGAAACCTGTGAGGTCCCATCTTCATTGTAAGAGATAATGTAACTATCTCTGCATCCAGCTTACGAAACACACGAACAGAACGTTAAGTGTTCTAAAAGCAGTTAGCTCTGTACTTGCCAACACCAACACACAGCAGTTACATTTAATTagtttcttctccaaaacagAATCTACATCATTTTACAATTAGTTCAACACACCAAAGTTTTTTGCTCTTGAAAGCTTTACAGTTTCTCTTGCAGAATTTCTTCATAATTGCAGTTTAAGTAGAAAACAAGTGAAACCAGAAGGCTACTTTTTTAGATGCTCTGTAGGTGTACAACTGACAGTGTTCTTCAACATATCCTAATATTAACTAGCGATTTCCAGCCATCTAATTAATACGGATATGATGAGAAAGTCGTTCCATGTAAAATGAAACATGGTAGTCTTTTTCTTATGATGAAGAGTTGTGTGTGGAGGATGTAAGAGAATATAATGTTGGTGCcttttgttaaagaaattcaACCTTGCTGCCTTCTTCACTCCTTAACTTTGAATTACATGGTGCAGACAACCGAAATTCTCATTCATCTGTTATTGTCACTTATTTTGATAATAACACCAAAGTACTCCACAAATCCCAGAACAATTTTTTGTGTACTTCACTTTTAGGCCTAATAATGGATGTTTGCAGGTTTGTACAGTCGAATCCAGAGCAGAGAATACGATGAAACTCTTTGGATGtcaaatatgcttttgttttggggtACATATCTGCAGCACTCACTACTTAACTAATCAGTTGGTTACCGCCTGGTGAAAGTTATAACTGTGCTGCGTGCTGCCCCTGTGCAGCACCAGGGGAAATGAAAACCTGGGCAAGACCAGCCAGAGAGAATAGTGCTGTTTGTTGCTGGGCTCTCCTCACTTACCTCAAAGACAATGCTTGGGTCGAAGTGTGGCATCTTATGTACAAATACACATGCCCCTTGAATCCATGGTGAAAAAATGCTGCTCCAAGCTGACTTTGCCCAGCCCGTGTCCGATGTATTCCAAAATATATCTGAGGAAGTCAAGTCCAGCCAGTACCTGGTAACACAAGGAAATGGTCCACAGTTTCTATTTGGCAGGAATAAggcaaatattaaaatatcaaCAAGAGATGTGCCAACCATCACTGGTTGTCTTGGGTAAATGCCAATTAGAAGAGGCTGAATTTCTGAGCAGGAGTAAGTCACAGTATAGTGAGGATGTCATCACGATAGACTGATGTTGCATTTTTCTAAGGGAAAAATTATACTGATGGACAAGCTAACACCACCTCAGAACATGGTGTTGTATGAATATGTATGAGACTGCTGGGGTTTTGTTGAACTCTTTTTTAGggatgaggattttttttgtttacttactTCTAGTTTGGTATTTTCTGATTTGTTATTATTTGCCTGTTAGAGTGAAGTGCACTGCCATATCAGTTTTATAAACAACATTGCTTTATAAATTTAAAGATTCTGAACTATCAGCATTTTGttcctgcagcagctgtgtgTAATCCAGACACACATGATTTCAGAAGCCTAACAGAcccatgtttttttcccttttatggtACAGACTTCATAAACTTGTGCTGATGTTCAGTTCATGGGCAATCTATTAACTATATACAATGAAGAATTTACCAAAAGttagagaaaatgtgaaaaagaagtTAGTGACTATATGACTGCTACATTCTCTATAAGATAAGGCAGCTGGACTCAAACTGCTTTGTTTTacggaaaaaaacccccacttttttGGGATATAAAACAACTGCTCTTTTTTGAACTATTGAAACAAAACCTTCTGGTAAAAatcttgtgtttttcttccttctgctatGTGACCAGCTACAGAAATATGTCTGAATTAAAGTGGTATCTGTACCTTCCACTTACTGTGAGGCCAATACCATAGCTGCTGTGGGAATGTTCAGTCATTTTTGGAGATCCTGTAGTTCCACTGGTAAAATAGATGGCCATTGGATCTTGACACTTTGTTGTCACACAGTGGTGATCAGAAGGAGCAtttcttaaaataagcaaaattatGAACAAAGTGATTCGAAAGTGTGACTTacacatttttgaaaatatttaaccaAAATAACCGTAGCAATCAAAAGTGTCATAAACACTGatatttttccactgtgcagTCCTAAAAGGGTGAAAATATATTGGTATGTGCCAACATTTCCTATTCAAAACAAACcactgtgcttttctttcattattgcTGTGGTGCTTTCACAGCAGTATTTACTCACTTCAGGAGATCTTTAAAGTTCAGCCATCCTTCCCTGTGGCCCTCTGACACAAGCAACTTGAATTTCAGAGACTGGCATTCAGCCCCAACTAAGTCTACAGCTGGTGCCACAGAATCATCAGTGATGATGCACTTTGCCTTGGATTTCTGTAGTCGATGAAGAATGTCCTTCGCTGTCAATTGCTGTGTGCCAGGAATCAGGACAGTTCctaaagggaaggaaggggaatgGAAAAACAGTCTCAACATTTAAGAATAACACCTGTACCTACAAGCAGACTTCAGCTTACTTTGTTCTTTTGAGTGGGACAGAGATGTACTAGAAGCAGCACTTGGCCCTACATTTGTAAATATACTGATTGCTTTGATGGATTAAATGCTATGTGAGGATTAGCACAAGTTAGCAAATACTATATGGATCATGGGacagtaaaataaacagaataactTTCCTTGTTCTGAAAACACTGCCCCTCAAACAAGTCTCTGGATTTGACTTCTTTAATGGTAAACACAGCCGTTGCCTCACAAGGTATATGCTAGTGTTTGTGAGGCACCAAGACATTCTGGGTTGTAAATACTGGGAAGCTGAGTATTTAACAGATCCCACGGGGAACATGTGAAACACTTCGTTAAGTGTGGGCTAATTTCACTGCAAGTTAGCAAGAGAGTGCATTTGTGACGTGTCACAAGTGCTGGAAAGAGGAGAATGACAGAGGCACATGGACTCGCAGGATTTCCTTAACAGCTAGAGCATGCACAAAAGTCCTCAAAGTACCACGAAGAAAAAACTTGGCATGAAGAGTGTTTTTGACCAGCATGACACTAGTTCATCCTCATTAGCATGTTGGTAGTTCTGAGTGCATTAAATAGCAAGGATTGGTTTaagttgcagatgacaccaagttgggtgggagtgttgatctgctcgagggtaggaaggctctgcagagggacctggacaggctggatcgatgggcccaggccaactgtatgaggttcaacaaggccaagtgccgggtcctgcatttcggccacaacaaccccatgcagtgctacaggcttggggaagaggcgctggaaagctgcctggcggaaaaggacctgggggtgttggtcgacagccggctgaacgtgagccagcagtgtgcccaggtggccaagaaggccaatggcatcctggcctgtatcagaaatagtgtggccagcagcagtagggaagtgatcgtgcccctgtattcggcactggtgaggccgcaccttgaatactgtgttcagttttgggcccctcactacaagacggacgtcgaggtgctggagcgtgtccagagaagggcaacgaggctggtgaggggtctggagaacaagtcttatgaggagcggctgagggagctggggttgtttagcctggagaaaaggaggctgaggggagacctcatcgctctctacaactccctgaaaggaggttgtagcgaggggggtgtcggtctcttctcccaagtaacaagcgataggacaagaggaaatggcctcaagttgcgccaggggaggtttagattggatgtaaggaaaaatttctttactgaaagaatggtgaaacgttggaacaggctgcccagggaagtggtggagtccccatccctggaggtatttaaaagacgagtagatgaggcacttagggacatggcttagtgggtggtggtgttgggtcaacggttggactcgatgatcttagaggtcttttccaacctcaatgattctatgattctatgattctataagtcaCAATTTCTGTACCTATATACCGTTTCTATGCTTTTACTAACCTGTTCTCATGCAAGCCACATTCATGAGCCACCACTCCGGGATCCGGGGCAGAATCAGGATAACTCTGTCTCCCCGTTGCAGACCGCAGGCATCAGAGAGTACATTTGCCACTTTCCTGGACAGCACTCCCAGCTCCTCAAAGCTCCACCTCACCTCTTCTCCAGCACCATCTACCCACCATAATGCGGGGtttttagacttttttccctCCTACAGAACAACAGGGTACAGtacaaatgcttcattttagaaACACATTGCCTTTGCCTTAagtttgaggaagaaaaacattcatCACTTATTCAGTGCTGGAGAAACCTGGGGATGCAACAGAAATTTGCCACTGATTCCAAATGAGGCAGAGAACTCTCCCTTAGAAAGAACAGCCTATAAATGTCATTTAGGAAATTCAATTTGTATTCCTTTCCTGAGTT
Encoded proteins:
- the LOC143166794 gene encoding acyl-coenzyme A synthetase ACSM3, mitochondrial-like isoform X1 — protein: MALAAVRFLLKIPSTTSLRAPLRRYLQLCSRCYPVHASLSYEAIKQQYRPEVPEYFNFARDVLDRWTEVEKEGKKSKNPALWWVDGAGEEVRWSFEELGVLSRKVANVLSDACGLQRGDRVILILPRIPEWWLMNVACMRTGTVLIPGTQQLTAKDILHRLQKSKAKCIITDDSVAPAVDLVGAECQSLKFKLLVSEGHREGWLNFKDLLKNAPSDHHCVTTKCQDPMAIYFTSGTTGSPKMTEHSHSSYGIGLTVSGRYWLDLTSSDIFWNTSDTGWAKSAWSSIFSPWIQGACVFVHKMPHFDPSIVFESLSRFPITVFCSPPTAYRMFVQHKLSCYTFKSLRHCVSAGEPINPDVMEEWKAQTGLDIHEGYGQTETVLICGNFKGMKIKPGSMGKPSPGYDVKIIDEHSNILPPGKEGDIAIRVKPTGSLFLFTCYADDPEKTEATIRGDFYVTGDRGIMDEDGYFWFVGRADDVINSAGYRIGPFEVESALVEHPAVVESAVVSSPDPIRGEVVKAFVVLTPDYASHDPEKMMKELQDHVKKVTAPYKYPRKMEFVQQLPKTISGKIRRNELRQKEWRKD
- the LOC143166794 gene encoding acyl-coenzyme A synthetase ACSM3, mitochondrial-like isoform X3, yielding MALAAVRFLLKIPSTTSLRAPLRRYLQLCSRCYPVHASLSYEAIKQQYRPEVPEYFNFARDVLDRWTEVEKEGKKSKNPALWWVDGAGEEVRWSFEELGVLSRKVANVLSDACGLQRGDRVILILPRIPEWWLMNVACMRTGTVLIPGTQQLTAKDILHRLQKSKAKCIITDDSVAPAVDLVGAECQSLKFKLLVSEGHREGWLNFKDLLKNAPSDHHCVTTKCQDPMAIYFTSGTTGSPKMTEHSHSSYGIGLTVSGRYWLDLTSSDIFWNTSDTGWAKSAWSSIFSPWIQGACVFVHKMPHFDPSIVFESLSRFPITVFCSPPTAYRMFVQHKLSCYTFKSLRHCVSAGEPINPDVMEEWKAQTGLDIHEGYGQTETDDPEKTEATIRGDFYVTGDRGIMDEDGYFWFVGRADDVINSAGYRIGPFEVESALVEHPAVVESAVVSSPDPIRGEVVKAFVVLTPDYASHDPEKMMKELQDHVKKVTAPYKYPRKMEFVQQLPKTISGKIRRNELRQKEWRKD
- the LOC143166794 gene encoding acyl-coenzyme A synthetase ACSM3, mitochondrial-like isoform X2, translated to MALAAVRFLLKIPSTTSLRAPLRRYLQLCSRCYPVHASLSYEAIKQQYRPEVPEYFNFARDVLDRWTEVEKEGKKSKNPALWWVDGAGEEVRWSFEELGVLSRKVANVLSDACGLQRGDRVILILPRIPEWWLMNVACMRTGTVLIPGTQQLTAKDILHRLQKSKAKCIITDDSVAPAVDLVGAECQSLKFKLLVSEGHREGWLNFKDLLKNAPSDHHCVTTKCQDPMAIYFTSGTTGSPKMTEHSHSSYGIGLTVSGRYWLDLTSSDIFWNTSDTGWAKSAWSSIFSPWIQGACVFVHKMPHFDPSIVFESLSRFPITVFCSPPTAYRMFVQHKLSCYTFKSLRHCVSAGEPINPDVMEEWKAQTGLDIHEGYGQTETIIDEHSNILPPGKEGDIAIRVKPTGSLFLFTCYADDPEKTEATIRGDFYVTGDRGIMDEDGYFWFVGRADDVINSAGYRIGPFEVESALVEHPAVVESAVVSSPDPIRGEVVKAFVVLTPDYASHDPEKMMKELQDHVKKVTAPYKYPRKMEFVQQLPKTISGKIRRNELRQKEWRKD